The proteins below are encoded in one region of Ochotona princeps isolate mOchPri1 chromosome 24, mOchPri1.hap1, whole genome shotgun sequence:
- the NUDT16L1 gene encoding tudor-interacting repair regulator protein yields the protein MHLRDDAGSEVGCVAKMSTAAVPELKQISREEAMRLGPGWSHSCHAMLYAANPGQLFGRIPMRFSVLMQMRFDGLLGFPGGFVDRRFWSLEDGLNRVLGLGLGCLRLTEADYLSSHLTEGPHRVVAHLYARQLTLEQLHAVEISAVHSRDHGLEVLGLVRVPLYTQKDRVGGFPNFLSNAFVSTAKCQLLFALKVLNMMPQEKLAEALAAATEKQKKALEKLLPASS from the exons ATGCACTTAAGGGACGACGCGGGCTCGGAAGTGGGGTGCGTTGCCAAGATGTCGACGGCGGCTGTGCCGGAGTTGAAGCAGATCAGCCGGGAGGAGGCGATGCGGCTGGGGCCCGGCTGGAGCCACTCGTGCCACGCCATGCTGTACGCCGCGAACCCCGGGCAGCTCTTCGGGCGCATCCCCATGCGTTTCTCGGTGCTG ATGCAGATGCGCTTTGATGGGCTGCTGGGCTTCCCCGGGGGCTTCGTGGACCGGCGCTTCTGGTCCCTGGAGGACGGACTGAACCGcgtgctgggcctgggcctgggctgcctgCGCCTCACCGAGGCCGACTACCTGAGCTCGCACCTGACCGAGGGCCCGCACCGCGTCGTGGCGCACCTGTACGCGCGGCAGCTGACGCTGGAGCAGCTGCACGCCGTGGAGATCAGCGCGGTGCACTCGCGCGACCACGGCCTGGAG GTACTGGGCCTGGTACGCGTACCTCTGTACACTCAAAAGGATCGCGTCGGTGGCTTCCCCAACTTCCTGAGCAATGCGTTCGTCAGCactgccaagtgccagctgctcttcGCCCTCAAGGTGCTCAACATGATGCCCCAGGAGAAGCTGGCTGAGGCCTTGGCCGCAGCCACTGAGAAGCAGAAGAAAGCCCTGGAGAAGCTGCTGCCCGCCTCCTCCTGA